Proteins co-encoded in one Hypanus sabinus isolate sHypSab1 chromosome 6, sHypSab1.hap1, whole genome shotgun sequence genomic window:
- the rpain gene encoding RPA-interacting protein isoform X1 yields MSRYRNLFKPGAAPWKETYRRRCVARLKSSRAKLLERYRHMGNNSGCNLQETFLVREVMEEEWIALKALDTHLPSLWKKGSLSEVLNTLENISELAELEEIEQELLSEEQAIIEEYEASLRFDDACLNAIIEGLNDTDKLVCPLCNKNYLSVSSDVITCSCGMCINTQGMTVQQFRALLEYNVTEHSSVCECCPVFSVVYGTETEAMLLMSCQACDYLSVIL; encoded by the exons ATGTCGCGGTACAGAAATCTGTTCAAGCCTGGTGCTGCCCCGTGGAAAGAGACCTACAGGAGG AGGTGTGTTGCAAGACTGAAGAGCAGCcgagcaaagctgttggaaaGGTACAGGCACATGGGAAATAATTCGGGTTGTAACTTACAGGAGACCTTCCTTGTGCGGGAAGTGATGGAAGAAGAATGGATAGCCCTGAAGGCACTGGACACACATCTACCATCACTGTGGAAGAAGGGGAGTTTGTCAGAG GTGCTGAATACACTGGAAAATATAAGTGAATTGGCAGAGCTTGAAGAAATTGAACAGGAACTCCTCAGTGAAG AACAAGCCATCATAGAGGAGTATGAGGCCAGTTTGCGTTTCGATGATGCATGCTTGAATGCTATTATTGAAGGACTTAATGATACTGACAAACTCGTGTGCCCTCTTTGTAACAA aaaTTACCTGAGTGTTAGTAGTGATGTTATAACTTGCTCATGTGGAATGTGCATTAATACACAG GGGATGACGGTGCAGCAATTTCGAGCCCTTCTTGAATACAATGTCACAGAACATAGCAGCGTATGTGAATGTTGTCCAGTCTTCTCTGTGGTGTATGGTACAGAAACAGAAGCTATGCTTCTAATGAGCTGTCAG GCTTGTGATTACCTGTCTGTCATCCTATAG
- the rpain gene encoding RPA-interacting protein isoform X2: protein MSRYRNLFKPGAAPWKETYRRETFLVREVMEEEWIALKALDTHLPSLWKKGSLSEVLNTLENISELAELEEIEQELLSEEQAIIEEYEASLRFDDACLNAIIEGLNDTDKLVCPLCNKNYLSVSSDVITCSCGMCINTQGMTVQQFRALLEYNVTEHSSVCECCPVFSVVYGTETEAMLLMSCQACDYLSVIL, encoded by the exons ATGTCGCGGTACAGAAATCTGTTCAAGCCTGGTGCTGCCCCGTGGAAAGAGACCTACAGGAGG GAGACCTTCCTTGTGCGGGAAGTGATGGAAGAAGAATGGATAGCCCTGAAGGCACTGGACACACATCTACCATCACTGTGGAAGAAGGGGAGTTTGTCAGAG GTGCTGAATACACTGGAAAATATAAGTGAATTGGCAGAGCTTGAAGAAATTGAACAGGAACTCCTCAGTGAAG AACAAGCCATCATAGAGGAGTATGAGGCCAGTTTGCGTTTCGATGATGCATGCTTGAATGCTATTATTGAAGGACTTAATGATACTGACAAACTCGTGTGCCCTCTTTGTAACAA aaaTTACCTGAGTGTTAGTAGTGATGTTATAACTTGCTCATGTGGAATGTGCATTAATACACAG GGGATGACGGTGCAGCAATTTCGAGCCCTTCTTGAATACAATGTCACAGAACATAGCAGCGTATGTGAATGTTGTCCAGTCTTCTCTGTGGTGTATGGTACAGAAACAGAAGCTATGCTTCTAATGAGCTGTCAG GCTTGTGATTACCTGTCTGTCATCCTATAG